The following proteins come from a genomic window of Pyxidicoccus sp. MSG2:
- a CDS encoding YtxH domain-containing protein, translating into MVNLNTLKKMDKDDLLNLIGLETRRDTADTLLPVLGAFAAGILVGAGLGLLLAPKPGNQLRDDLKQRLASGQEYLNNTVGRVSETIQQQGTSPSTRST; encoded by the coding sequence ATGGTGAACCTCAACACCCTCAAGAAGATGGACAAGGACGACCTGCTGAACCTCATCGGCCTGGAGACCCGCCGCGACACGGCGGATACGCTCCTGCCGGTGCTGGGCGCCTTCGCGGCGGGCATCCTGGTGGGCGCGGGCCTGGGACTGCTGCTGGCGCCGAAGCCGGGCAACCAGCTCCGGGATGACCTGAAGCAGCGGCTGGCGAGCGGCCAGGAGTACCTGAACAACACCGTGGGCCGCGTCAGCGAGACGATTCAGCAGCAGGGCACGTCGCCGTCGACGCGCAGCACCTGA